In Temnothorax longispinosus isolate EJ_2023e chromosome 10, Tlon_JGU_v1, whole genome shotgun sequence, a single window of DNA contains:
- the Chm gene encoding uncharacterized protein Chm isoform X2 has translation MRGSTVKMTPKRKTTSSESTSTSSSGSSTSSTSSSGSESSSSDSENSSSSANSQKASDTERTKKKAPFPVTRHVKSKTETTSAPPLENKNKDRQPPKPRSSVYSSESEESPSKAKTPQKRKPPAKPKATATVAPVVKTQRSPTKPVPASGQHKTAPVSKPTNAKPNKFSGSTSATSKPPEKSGKTTEPVQKKLKKKSIFSPENSSESDSGVSAKVSAVKPTGSSAKCSKNPPAKAKLSDTKQKPTAASRPVAKPVQPQKSDSSASSKSSGGSASSGSSDSSSDSESSESVTSSQPQPKKKETQSSTLTNSTVTSVPPKRPSAAVAPVKPQKAVTRRQGAKGLKSDNDGDASASEKEMDDREASSSKTVTKGKRKLQTRKGSKLLQLQAKADTDSESDTAESKRSTSKSPVKRAGPSAAARQSSGAGRSTQNSGTTTGGRNQSSYNRTRATKERECPLAASCDSRGHLSGKLDLHFTLEACPLYHNTTPQACVEFYKERKKREEERKKAIINLAKKPKGVHQTSEQRNYQLKVREMRNKWKGNTGDGNESDSGGEMQGNEKDKQPRLNNLTPDYDLKLFMEAQAIASEKIEKELQELDYDGEGRNSGGTRIVEMGKWEMEVWYQSPYPEEYSRAPKLYLCEYCLRYAKSRQVLRRHREKCLWRHPPGHEVYRKDKIGVWEVDGKRYKQYCQNLCLLAKFFLDHKTLYYDVEPFLFYVMTIGDSEGCHTVGYFSKEKNSFLNYNVSCILTLPPYQRQGYGRLLIDFSYLLTRVEKKIGSPEKPLSDLGLISYRSYWKDVLLQYLCNFGGKEISVKDISKEMAIDSYDIVSTLQALGMMKYWKGKHIILKKQDVIDDYKERVKRRGPVYKEIDPECLKWNPFQPPKTPSASN, from the exons ATGAGAGGTAGCACCGTAAAGATGACGCCTAAGCGGAAG ACTACCAGTTCGGAATCCACATCAACGAGCAGCTCTGGCTCTTCGACAAGTAGCACGTCGAGTTCAGGGAGCGAATCCAGCTCGTCCGACTCGGAGAACTCCAGTAGTTCCGCCAATAGTCAAAAAGCGTCCGATACAGAAAGAACTAAGAAAAAAGCGCCGTTTCCAGTCACCCGTCATGTCAAGTCCAAGACCGAAACAACATCTGCACCGcctttggaaaataaaaataaagacagGCAGCCACCGAAACCCAGATCGTCGGTGTACTCTTCCGAGTCAGAAGAATCGCCCAGCAAAGCAAAAACGCCACAAAAGAGGAAGCCACCAGCTAAACCAAAGGCTACCGCTACCGTGGCACCAGTTGTGAAGACTCAGAGATCTCCCACAAAACCAGTGCCTGCATCAGGACAGCATAAAACTGCACCAGTTTCAAAACCTACCAATGCCAAGCCCAACAAATTTTCTG GTTCTACAAGTGCCACCAGCAAACCTCCCGAAAAATCTGGGAAAACAACGGAACCGGTCCAGAAGAaattgaagaagaaaagtatatttagTCCAGAAAATAGTAGCGAAAGTGACAGCGGCGTTTCGGCAAAAGTTAGCGCAGTGAAGCCAACAGGTAGTTCTGCAAAATGTTCCAAAAATCCACCAGCTAAAGCAAAATTGAGTGACACCAAGCAAAAACCTACAGCAGCAAGCAGACCTG TCGCGAAACCTGTGCAACCACAAAAGTCGGACAGTTCCGCGAGTTCAAAGAGTTCTGGCGGTTCAGCGTCCTCAGGTAGCTCAGACAGTAGCTCCGATTCGGAATCGTCCGAAAGCGTCACTAGTTCTCAGCCTCAACcaaaaaagaaggaaacgcAATCTAGTACATTGACGAATAGTACTGTAACGAGTGTGCCACCTAAGAGGCCCTCGGCAGCAGTCGCCCCGGTAAAACCGCAAAAAGCTGTTACAAGACGGCAAG gtGCTAAAGGTCTAAAGAGCGACAATGATGGAGATGCGTCCGCGAGTGAGAAAGAGATGGATGATCGTGAAGCGTCATCTTCGAAAACAGTGACGAAAGGCAAGCGGAAATTGCAAACACGCAAAGGAAGTAAATTACTCCAGCTACAAGCAAAGGCAGACACTGATTCCGAATCTGATACAG cTGAGAGCAAGAGAAGCACGAGCAAATCGCCTGTTAAACGTGCTGGACCGTCCGCTGCCGCCAGACAATCCTCCGGAGCCGGTAGATCAACGCAGAATAGTGGTACTACTACAGGTGGCAGAAATCAATCATCTTAtaatcgaacacgtgcaacgAAGGAGCGTGAATGTCCGCTAGCTGCGTCCTGCGATTCACGGGGTCATCTCTCTGGAAAACTCGATTTGCACTTTACTCTGGAAGCATGTCCGCTGTATCACAACACTACGCCCCAGGCTTGTGT AGAGTtttataaagagagaaaaaaacgaGAGGAAGAACGCAAGAAGGCAATAATAAATCTAGCGAAGAAACCTAAAGGTGTTCATCAAACTAGCGAACAACGTAACTACCAACTTAAAGTACGTGAGATGAGGAACAAATGGAAGGGTAATACCGGCGATGGTAATGAAAGCGATAGCGGCGGTGAAATGCAAGGGAATGAAAAGGACAAGCAGCCTCGGCTCAATAATCTTACACCTGATTATgacttgaaattatttatggaGGCCCAGGCGATAGCCagtgaaaaaatt gaAAAAGAGTTACAAGAATTGGACTACGATGGAGAAGGTAGAAACAGTGGTGGCACTAGAATTGTGGAAATGGGAAAATGGGAAATGGAAGTTTGGTATCAAAGCCCGTATCCCGAAGAATATAGTCGCGCCCCGAAGCTTTATCTTTGCGAATATTGCTTGAGATATGCGAAAAGCCGTCAAGTTTTGAGGAGACATCGAGAGAAGTGTTTGTGGAGACATCCCCCGGGACACGAAGTATACAG AAAAGACAAGATAGGCGTGTGGGAAGTGGACGGTAAGCGATACAAGCAGTATTGTCAGAATCTTTGTTTACTGGCCAAATTCTTTCTGGATCACAAAACGTTGTACTACGACGTCGAGCCGTTTCTTTTCTACGTCATGACAATCGGCGATTCTGAGGGCTGCCATACCGTCGGATACTTCAGCAAA GAGAAGAACTCCTTCCTGAATTACAACGTGTCCTGCATCCTAACGCTACCGCCTTACCAGAGGCAGGGCTACGGCCGGCTTCTCATCGATTTCA GTTACTTATTGACGAGGGTCGAGAAGAAAATCGGTTCGCCGGAGAAGCCGCTGTCGGACCTCGGCCTGATCTCGTACCGCAGCTACTGGAAGGACGTCCTGCTGCAGTATCTCTGCAATTTCGGCGGCAAGGAGATCTCCGTAAAAG aTATCAGCAAGGAAATGGCCATCGACTCGTACGACATTGTCAGCACTTTACAGGCCCTCGGTATGATGAAGTACTGGAAGGGCAAGCATATCATTCTGAAGAAACAG GACGTGATCGATGACTACAAGGAGAGGGTGAAGAGACGGGGCCCCGTCTACAAAGAGATCGATCCGGAGTGTCTGAAATGGAACCCCTTCCAGCCGCCCAAGACACCCTCCGCCTCGAACTAA
- the Chm gene encoding uncharacterized protein Chm isoform X1: MRGSTVKMTPKRKTTSSESTSTSSSGSSTSSTSSSGSESSSSDSENSSSSANSQKASDTERTKKKAPFPVTRHVKSKTETTSAPPLENKNKDRQPPKPRSSVYSSESEESPSKAKTPQKRKPPAKPKATATVAPVVKTQRSPTKPVPASGQHKTAPVSKPTNAKPNKFSVIHRCDTFEGSTSATSKPPEKSGKTTEPVQKKLKKKSIFSPENSSESDSGVSAKVSAVKPTGSSAKCSKNPPAKAKLSDTKQKPTAASRPVAKPVQPQKSDSSASSKSSGGSASSGSSDSSSDSESSESVTSSQPQPKKKETQSSTLTNSTVTSVPPKRPSAAVAPVKPQKAVTRRQGAKGLKSDNDGDASASEKEMDDREASSSKTVTKGKRKLQTRKGSKLLQLQAKADTDSESDTAESKRSTSKSPVKRAGPSAAARQSSGAGRSTQNSGTTTGGRNQSSYNRTRATKERECPLAASCDSRGHLSGKLDLHFTLEACPLYHNTTPQACVEFYKERKKREEERKKAIINLAKKPKGVHQTSEQRNYQLKVREMRNKWKGNTGDGNESDSGGEMQGNEKDKQPRLNNLTPDYDLKLFMEAQAIASEKIEKELQELDYDGEGRNSGGTRIVEMGKWEMEVWYQSPYPEEYSRAPKLYLCEYCLRYAKSRQVLRRHREKCLWRHPPGHEVYRKDKIGVWEVDGKRYKQYCQNLCLLAKFFLDHKTLYYDVEPFLFYVMTIGDSEGCHTVGYFSKEKNSFLNYNVSCILTLPPYQRQGYGRLLIDFSYLLTRVEKKIGSPEKPLSDLGLISYRSYWKDVLLQYLCNFGGKEISVKDISKEMAIDSYDIVSTLQALGMMKYWKGKHIILKKQDVIDDYKERVKRRGPVYKEIDPECLKWNPFQPPKTPSASN; the protein is encoded by the exons ATGAGAGGTAGCACCGTAAAGATGACGCCTAAGCGGAAG ACTACCAGTTCGGAATCCACATCAACGAGCAGCTCTGGCTCTTCGACAAGTAGCACGTCGAGTTCAGGGAGCGAATCCAGCTCGTCCGACTCGGAGAACTCCAGTAGTTCCGCCAATAGTCAAAAAGCGTCCGATACAGAAAGAACTAAGAAAAAAGCGCCGTTTCCAGTCACCCGTCATGTCAAGTCCAAGACCGAAACAACATCTGCACCGcctttggaaaataaaaataaagacagGCAGCCACCGAAACCCAGATCGTCGGTGTACTCTTCCGAGTCAGAAGAATCGCCCAGCAAAGCAAAAACGCCACAAAAGAGGAAGCCACCAGCTAAACCAAAGGCTACCGCTACCGTGGCACCAGTTGTGAAGACTCAGAGATCTCCCACAAAACCAGTGCCTGCATCAGGACAGCATAAAACTGCACCAGTTTCAAAACCTACCAATGCCAAGCCCAACAAATTTTCTG TGATACATAGATGCGATACCTTTGAAGGTTCTACAAGTGCCACCAGCAAACCTCCCGAAAAATCTGGGAAAACAACGGAACCGGTCCAGAAGAaattgaagaagaaaagtatatttagTCCAGAAAATAGTAGCGAAAGTGACAGCGGCGTTTCGGCAAAAGTTAGCGCAGTGAAGCCAACAGGTAGTTCTGCAAAATGTTCCAAAAATCCACCAGCTAAAGCAAAATTGAGTGACACCAAGCAAAAACCTACAGCAGCAAGCAGACCTG TCGCGAAACCTGTGCAACCACAAAAGTCGGACAGTTCCGCGAGTTCAAAGAGTTCTGGCGGTTCAGCGTCCTCAGGTAGCTCAGACAGTAGCTCCGATTCGGAATCGTCCGAAAGCGTCACTAGTTCTCAGCCTCAACcaaaaaagaaggaaacgcAATCTAGTACATTGACGAATAGTACTGTAACGAGTGTGCCACCTAAGAGGCCCTCGGCAGCAGTCGCCCCGGTAAAACCGCAAAAAGCTGTTACAAGACGGCAAG gtGCTAAAGGTCTAAAGAGCGACAATGATGGAGATGCGTCCGCGAGTGAGAAAGAGATGGATGATCGTGAAGCGTCATCTTCGAAAACAGTGACGAAAGGCAAGCGGAAATTGCAAACACGCAAAGGAAGTAAATTACTCCAGCTACAAGCAAAGGCAGACACTGATTCCGAATCTGATACAG cTGAGAGCAAGAGAAGCACGAGCAAATCGCCTGTTAAACGTGCTGGACCGTCCGCTGCCGCCAGACAATCCTCCGGAGCCGGTAGATCAACGCAGAATAGTGGTACTACTACAGGTGGCAGAAATCAATCATCTTAtaatcgaacacgtgcaacgAAGGAGCGTGAATGTCCGCTAGCTGCGTCCTGCGATTCACGGGGTCATCTCTCTGGAAAACTCGATTTGCACTTTACTCTGGAAGCATGTCCGCTGTATCACAACACTACGCCCCAGGCTTGTGT AGAGTtttataaagagagaaaaaaacgaGAGGAAGAACGCAAGAAGGCAATAATAAATCTAGCGAAGAAACCTAAAGGTGTTCATCAAACTAGCGAACAACGTAACTACCAACTTAAAGTACGTGAGATGAGGAACAAATGGAAGGGTAATACCGGCGATGGTAATGAAAGCGATAGCGGCGGTGAAATGCAAGGGAATGAAAAGGACAAGCAGCCTCGGCTCAATAATCTTACACCTGATTATgacttgaaattatttatggaGGCCCAGGCGATAGCCagtgaaaaaatt gaAAAAGAGTTACAAGAATTGGACTACGATGGAGAAGGTAGAAACAGTGGTGGCACTAGAATTGTGGAAATGGGAAAATGGGAAATGGAAGTTTGGTATCAAAGCCCGTATCCCGAAGAATATAGTCGCGCCCCGAAGCTTTATCTTTGCGAATATTGCTTGAGATATGCGAAAAGCCGTCAAGTTTTGAGGAGACATCGAGAGAAGTGTTTGTGGAGACATCCCCCGGGACACGAAGTATACAG AAAAGACAAGATAGGCGTGTGGGAAGTGGACGGTAAGCGATACAAGCAGTATTGTCAGAATCTTTGTTTACTGGCCAAATTCTTTCTGGATCACAAAACGTTGTACTACGACGTCGAGCCGTTTCTTTTCTACGTCATGACAATCGGCGATTCTGAGGGCTGCCATACCGTCGGATACTTCAGCAAA GAGAAGAACTCCTTCCTGAATTACAACGTGTCCTGCATCCTAACGCTACCGCCTTACCAGAGGCAGGGCTACGGCCGGCTTCTCATCGATTTCA GTTACTTATTGACGAGGGTCGAGAAGAAAATCGGTTCGCCGGAGAAGCCGCTGTCGGACCTCGGCCTGATCTCGTACCGCAGCTACTGGAAGGACGTCCTGCTGCAGTATCTCTGCAATTTCGGCGGCAAGGAGATCTCCGTAAAAG aTATCAGCAAGGAAATGGCCATCGACTCGTACGACATTGTCAGCACTTTACAGGCCCTCGGTATGATGAAGTACTGGAAGGGCAAGCATATCATTCTGAAGAAACAG GACGTGATCGATGACTACAAGGAGAGGGTGAAGAGACGGGGCCCCGTCTACAAAGAGATCGATCCGGAGTGTCTGAAATGGAACCCCTTCCAGCCGCCCAAGACACCCTCCGCCTCGAACTAA
- the Chm gene encoding uncharacterized protein Chm isoform X3, which produces MRGSTVKMTPKRKTTSSESTSTSSSGSSTSSTSSSGSESSSSDSENSSSSANSQKASDTERTKKKAPFPVTRHVKSKTETTSAPPLENKNKDRQPPKPRSSVYSSESEESPSKAKTPQKRKPPAKPKATATVAPVVKTQRSPTKPVPASGQHKTAPVSKPTNAKPNKFSVIHRCDTFEGSTSATSKPPEKSGKTTEPVQKKLKKKSIFSPENSSESDSGVSAKVSAVKPTGSSAKCSKNPPAKAKLSDTKQKPTAASRPVAKPVQPQKSDSSASSKSSGGSASSGSSDSSSDSESSESVTSSQPQPKKKETQSSTLTNSTVTSVPPKRPSAAVAPVKPQKAVTRRQGAKGLKSDNDGDASASEKEMDDREASSSKTVTKGKRKLQTRKGSKLLQLQAKADTDSESDTAESKRSTSKSPVKRAGPSAAARQSSGAGRSTQNSGTTTGGRNQSSYNRTRATKERECPLAASCDSRGHLSGKLDLHFTLEACPLYHNTTPQACVEFYKERKKREEERKKAIINLAKKPKGVHQTSEQRNYQLKVREMRNKWKGNTGDGNESDSGGEMQGNEKDKQPRLNNLTPDYDLKLFMEAQAIASEKIEKELQELDYDGEGRNSGGTRIVEMGKWEMEVWYQSPYPEEYSRAPKLYLCEYCLRYAKSRQVLRRHREKCLWRHPPGHEVYRKDKIGVWEVDGKRYKQYCQNLCLLAKFFLDHKTLYYDVEPFLFYVMTIGDSEGCHTVGYFSKEKNSFLNYNVSCILTLPPYQRQGYGRLLIDFSCRSRIVLIPKRAITREGKGCASI; this is translated from the exons ATGAGAGGTAGCACCGTAAAGATGACGCCTAAGCGGAAG ACTACCAGTTCGGAATCCACATCAACGAGCAGCTCTGGCTCTTCGACAAGTAGCACGTCGAGTTCAGGGAGCGAATCCAGCTCGTCCGACTCGGAGAACTCCAGTAGTTCCGCCAATAGTCAAAAAGCGTCCGATACAGAAAGAACTAAGAAAAAAGCGCCGTTTCCAGTCACCCGTCATGTCAAGTCCAAGACCGAAACAACATCTGCACCGcctttggaaaataaaaataaagacagGCAGCCACCGAAACCCAGATCGTCGGTGTACTCTTCCGAGTCAGAAGAATCGCCCAGCAAAGCAAAAACGCCACAAAAGAGGAAGCCACCAGCTAAACCAAAGGCTACCGCTACCGTGGCACCAGTTGTGAAGACTCAGAGATCTCCCACAAAACCAGTGCCTGCATCAGGACAGCATAAAACTGCACCAGTTTCAAAACCTACCAATGCCAAGCCCAACAAATTTTCTG TGATACATAGATGCGATACCTTTGAAGGTTCTACAAGTGCCACCAGCAAACCTCCCGAAAAATCTGGGAAAACAACGGAACCGGTCCAGAAGAaattgaagaagaaaagtatatttagTCCAGAAAATAGTAGCGAAAGTGACAGCGGCGTTTCGGCAAAAGTTAGCGCAGTGAAGCCAACAGGTAGTTCTGCAAAATGTTCCAAAAATCCACCAGCTAAAGCAAAATTGAGTGACACCAAGCAAAAACCTACAGCAGCAAGCAGACCTG TCGCGAAACCTGTGCAACCACAAAAGTCGGACAGTTCCGCGAGTTCAAAGAGTTCTGGCGGTTCAGCGTCCTCAGGTAGCTCAGACAGTAGCTCCGATTCGGAATCGTCCGAAAGCGTCACTAGTTCTCAGCCTCAACcaaaaaagaaggaaacgcAATCTAGTACATTGACGAATAGTACTGTAACGAGTGTGCCACCTAAGAGGCCCTCGGCAGCAGTCGCCCCGGTAAAACCGCAAAAAGCTGTTACAAGACGGCAAG gtGCTAAAGGTCTAAAGAGCGACAATGATGGAGATGCGTCCGCGAGTGAGAAAGAGATGGATGATCGTGAAGCGTCATCTTCGAAAACAGTGACGAAAGGCAAGCGGAAATTGCAAACACGCAAAGGAAGTAAATTACTCCAGCTACAAGCAAAGGCAGACACTGATTCCGAATCTGATACAG cTGAGAGCAAGAGAAGCACGAGCAAATCGCCTGTTAAACGTGCTGGACCGTCCGCTGCCGCCAGACAATCCTCCGGAGCCGGTAGATCAACGCAGAATAGTGGTACTACTACAGGTGGCAGAAATCAATCATCTTAtaatcgaacacgtgcaacgAAGGAGCGTGAATGTCCGCTAGCTGCGTCCTGCGATTCACGGGGTCATCTCTCTGGAAAACTCGATTTGCACTTTACTCTGGAAGCATGTCCGCTGTATCACAACACTACGCCCCAGGCTTGTGT AGAGTtttataaagagagaaaaaaacgaGAGGAAGAACGCAAGAAGGCAATAATAAATCTAGCGAAGAAACCTAAAGGTGTTCATCAAACTAGCGAACAACGTAACTACCAACTTAAAGTACGTGAGATGAGGAACAAATGGAAGGGTAATACCGGCGATGGTAATGAAAGCGATAGCGGCGGTGAAATGCAAGGGAATGAAAAGGACAAGCAGCCTCGGCTCAATAATCTTACACCTGATTATgacttgaaattatttatggaGGCCCAGGCGATAGCCagtgaaaaaatt gaAAAAGAGTTACAAGAATTGGACTACGATGGAGAAGGTAGAAACAGTGGTGGCACTAGAATTGTGGAAATGGGAAAATGGGAAATGGAAGTTTGGTATCAAAGCCCGTATCCCGAAGAATATAGTCGCGCCCCGAAGCTTTATCTTTGCGAATATTGCTTGAGATATGCGAAAAGCCGTCAAGTTTTGAGGAGACATCGAGAGAAGTGTTTGTGGAGACATCCCCCGGGACACGAAGTATACAG AAAAGACAAGATAGGCGTGTGGGAAGTGGACGGTAAGCGATACAAGCAGTATTGTCAGAATCTTTGTTTACTGGCCAAATTCTTTCTGGATCACAAAACGTTGTACTACGACGTCGAGCCGTTTCTTTTCTACGTCATGACAATCGGCGATTCTGAGGGCTGCCATACCGTCGGATACTTCAGCAAA GAGAAGAACTCCTTCCTGAATTACAACGTGTCCTGCATCCTAACGCTACCGCCTTACCAGAGGCAGGGCTACGGCCGGCTTCTCATCGATTTCA gTTGCCGAAGTCGGATCGTCCTCATTCCAAAGAGAGCAATTACAAGGGAGGGAAAGGGTTGCGCCTCGATCTAA